The Macadamia integrifolia cultivar HAES 741 chromosome 3, SCU_Mint_v3, whole genome shotgun sequence genome segment TCACAATATATGTTTGCGATGAGAATATAAAGCCCTCCACTATGTGGCTCCAACTCCAATAGTTGTTTTAGAACTTGCTTCCCGATCTCTACATCCCCATAAATCCTACAAGCACCTAGCAGTGCACCCCACACAACAATATCAGGCTTTACGGGCATAACTCCTATTAGGTTAACTGCTTCACTTAAGTGAcctcctcgcccaagaaggtCAACCATGCATGCATAATGTTCAATTTCGGGTTGAACCGCATAGACAAGACTCATACTGTCAAAATAATGTCTGCCTTTGTCTACAAAGCCACTATGACTACAAGCACTTAGCACTCCAACAAACGTGACTTCATCAGGAGGGACCTTCTCATCTTGCATCTTTTCAAAAAGTTTGATTGCATCAAGACCACACCCATGCATAGCAAGGGCCCCAATCATCACATTCCATGATACCACATTCCTCTCAGGCATCTTCCTGAATATATCAAAGGCAATGTCTATGGGACCGCATTTTGCATACATGTCTATAAGGGAATTATACAAGGTAACACTAGGCGGTACACTCCTATTGCACAAGTAAATATGGGTGTTCATCCCCATAATCAAATCACCAAGTTGGCTACAAGCTCCAAGAATGCTTACCAATGTTGCGTCGTCAGGATCCAATCCAGAGTTACACATCTGAGTGAAGAGATCCAAGGCCTCTCTGCATCTGTTGTGTTGGACACAGCATGAAATCATTGAATTCCAAGAAACAATATTCTTCTCAGGCATCCGATTGAACACCTGTCGAGCAACATCCAAAAGCCCATGTTTAGAATAAGCATTAACTATAGAAGTCCACGAGACCACATTTTTGTCGGGCATTCTATCGAAAAATACTTGAGCAAACAGCAAATGCCCACACTTAGCATACATATCCACTAAAGCATTCCTAACAAACAAATCCATTTTAGACCCTGTGACTACTATGTAAGAATGCACGAATCGCCCCAGATCAAAATTCCCAGTTTGTGAACAAACGGAAAGGAGATTAACCCATGTAAACTCATCCGGTTCCAAACCCAAGTCCCACATCTCACGAAAGAGAGAAAATGCTTCCTTGCAGAAACCCATCCGGGAATACCCACCAATCATTGAATTCCAAGAAAcaagagttctttcagaaataaTGTCGAACAAGCTTCGGGCACCATTAATGGACCCACAGAGCGCATAAGCATTCAagagggaattttgcacacatACATGAGACCCGATCCCGAGCTTGAGAGCCTGACCATGAATGATTTTAGCCTCCATAAACGCCAACTCGCAAGCACAACCCTTGAGAACGAACGGGAGGGTAAATTCGTTTGGAGAAAGACCCGAGCCTATCATTCTACCATAGAGGAAAAGAACCTCCTTGGTGTCATTTCTATTGGAATAACCCCGTATCAAACTATTCCACATGAATCTGTTGGGTTCTGCAGTTCGATCGAAAACCAACCGCGCATATTGGAGATCGCCCATTTCGGAGATGGCACAGAAAGCGATTAGTTTTCCTACAGTAAAGTTTTCTTGGGACAATCCATTTTCTATAATCTGGGGATGGATTTGTTTGAGCTCTTCCATGGTTGAGCATTTCTCTAGATGAGAATGGAGATTCTGATGAGTAGCGCACTTGAATTTGGGATCGGAGTTGGTCTTCGCTGGTGGAGAAGCGATGGAGAGAAAGTGCGAAGGGCAGGAAATCAAGAGACCGTGGTTAAGGCGGGAACCAACGGCTACACATCTGAGGGGAACAAACATTATTACGTCTAGTCATTGAACCCAAATTCCGTCCTATGGATTCAATTTTAAGCACTTTTACATGTAAATGTAAGCTTtatctatttatatatttttcttgggTCGTGTTCTATTATTAGTTTGGGTTGGACTTAGTTTGGGGTTTTATTACCATAAAAGACTgaaatataaaattcaaaagTAGGGTTTTAGTGGTacacaaaaaattatattttattaggaGATTCCTAAGCTTTCTACGAGTCCTAGTTAAGAATGTAGATGAGCCAatcttgaagaatttttttttatttgtttttataaataagCAATGTAACTAGGATCCAGTTCCTCTATTACACACAAGAGGCGTCAGCTCAGATCCAATGCTCTGGAACTCCTTGTCACGAAATCCAACACATGATCATGTGCTTTAAGGCACTCCAGGGCATTGAATCTAAAAcactgtttgataatgttctgtttctgtcgtttctgcgttttcttgttcccagaaacggagaaacaacctaaaaagcttttgataaagttgttccgtttcacctgtttctagaaacataaatcagaatttttatctatttacaattctaaaaacatacgtcgtttctagaaacgaatttgagagaaaaaaaatgttgttgtgcccgataaatctctcaactatttaaacctaaaaaagaagcaattgaaccctctctcccttttgggcatccgatgatattattggatttttttgtggcattatgtctgtaaaaaatgtttcgagaaacaggtttatcaaacaccaaaaaatctgtttttgtttttagaaacgtgAAATgccgtttctgctatttcactgaaacaacagaaacgttatcaaacggtgcctaagttgCCACCTCTTGTTTGCAGTAGATGAGATCTTCTCATGTAACTAACACCCACCATGATTTGGAGTGAAAATGAATTGATTTGGTGTCGTTGTTGCCATTGATGGCCAAACCCCTATCTTTCCTACTTCTCTCTTAAGTTTTATCGTTTTTTTATTGCTATAATCTATCATTTTTCTCTCCCTCGTACCTGATTTTGTCATTTGTCTTTATATCGACATCAACTTCATATCCTAAAACATAAGATTGATCCTCCCTATTTTTAGTCCccatcattctctctcctttattcTTAGCTCATTGATCTCAGTTATTTattcctacccaaaaaaaattctcttagTTATTTATCTTTctaccaagaaaataaaaaagatattagTTAATTATCTTATTTCATATCTCAAATTTGATCTAAATCTAGCCTTCAAATTAGAATTTTCTTCATCCAATCCTTAAGTGAGCCCATCATTATAGATTCATTAATCGATCAGCACTAGTTTGGTATCAAAGTGGAAATTCTTTATTTCCAATGCTAAAGTTTGAGGATTTTTTACTTTTGGtatcaattctttttttttttccccctcaaaCCTCGTGTATGCCTTTGTTTGTTATTCTCCCTACAATATCGACACAACTTCAGATCCTAAAATCTAGAACCGATCCTTCCTGATCGAAATGGATTGGAATCAAAGTGATGAATATGACCCTCTTCAATTTGTTCAAAATGTAGCAGATACAGTTTTTATTAAATATTGCTTGATTGATAGTTTGATACCATATTTCTAACTAGCAAATGAGGTGAAAATGCATGCCAAAACAGGTTCATGAAAAATCTATATGGACTCAGGAAATTAAAATTCTGGGATCTAATAAGAAATAACATGAGCgagcaacccaatgcacgagaCTCCCGCTATTGCAAGGTCTAGGAGggggcaagtgtacgcagccttaccccctgcttcgcaaaaGAGGTTGTTTCTaagttttgaacctatgaccaacatgttgtaATAGTGCAACTTCTTCTCCAAAGTTATTTATATATAGAAGAAATAACATGAATGTATAAATTTCAAATTctaggtccacaaataccaaacTTCACAATCCTAACAGCCCAATAACTTAGCATCAGTTTTGTAAAAGTTTCAGTGTTGATGAAAGAGTTGGGTTTTCACAATGTGTCTTGAGGCCATATGTGTCATTGAAAAACCAACACTCAATGCATCAGAGGTTGAAAAGATTTATGATGTTCACTTATCTTAGATCAGCTGCTTCTTGCAAGCTTTGTTGTAGCTTACACCTCTGCATTTTGTTGCCTTACACTGCTAGGAACTACTGAAATAATTTTAAGGGAACCATTATTTTTGGGATAGGCCAACAGATGCAGCCCATTGTACTTGTTCCACATTGACAATTGTGACACTGCTTCTATAACACTCACGAAAGGTTGACACTGCTTCTATCTATTGACTTGTAAGTAAATTCACTAGTTCCCAGCTTCTTGATGGAATATTTGCTTTAGCCTTGACAATTCAATTTGAATTAAAATTAACTACCAACTTCTCAGTTTTACCAAAATGATCAAATGGTGGAGACTGGTGAACGTAAGGAAGTTAAATCACAAAGAAGGGAGTAGCCAAAGGTTAAAAAGAGACGAAACAGCTGAGAGAAACCAAGACAAGAAGGCCATCGCTGTAGATAACTGATATCTGCTGCAGAACTTTGGAACACAATGAGCCCTTCAATGTTAAGCAGGAAATTTATGACACCAGCTGATGCACAAGCTGCTGCTAGTGAGAGAATAGATAAGACCTGTGGTACACATTGTATTTGTCATGGGAAAGGTGGATGGCATCACTTGGATTGTAAAATGAAAGAATGAATCAAAGACGTACCCAATCTCCTATAACAACGATGAATAGTATTCCTGGTTGACGAAGAGGACACCTTGCAAGGATCGAACACCCATCCACCAGTGCCAGTGTGAAACTCCATGGAATCACCAGACCCATGACTGTCACCAAGAAGCTGCCAAGTCCACAGTtacatgaatcataaatttattACAAAACATGAAACCAAAGTATTTGCAGATCCAATATGAACAGAGGTGGggcaagaaaaacaaaacaaaattttttttttttttggggggtttgtTTGGAGGACAGACAAGGAAGCAGTGACCTTCCAATGAGATGCCTAAGTATGACTTCTCAGACAAAATCAAGTACTTTGATGAACTCCAATCACAAGTCTATAACAAGTAGACAACTGAAGTTATTTGTGTTTCGCATTTATATTTTGTGCAGCTTCCTTTTCCTGAAGTGTCTAACCAATACAACATGACGAAGCGAGAAGTGTTCATGCTTACTTACATTAGGAGCCATGAGGATGTCTATCCCAAGCCTCAAGGCCAAGCTTGGAAAAGCCTGAATAATAGATATCCTTAGGAAGCAAACAATtattttagaaaagaaaaaaaaattattgtacaACTGATAGCTAACATGAGTATCAAAAAAGTTTGTTAACAGGACTGTAATGTGGCTGAATAAAGAGTAGCTGAAATGGAATGAAGAGATGATTGGACAAGAAACTTGGCTGCTCTCATAATAAATCCTCAAGTAATTATCTGCTAAGTCCTGCAGAAGTACAGAACACTAGCCACTAGACCAAATACCCAACTTCAATTTGGTGCAAGGGCCCATTTGATGGATCTTACCTCCCTTATTCATGAACAATTGACACAGTGAAACAGAACATAACAAAGAGGATACAAGGAACAATGAAGCACTTCCTAAGTGCTGGTCAGCATTTTATAGAACTTTATTGCACACAGGTTCATTGTTCAAGGGGTGAACCCTGTCCATTTCGTTAACGTCAACATTTTAAGCACCAAATGATATGGATATTTGAGTTATGActatcattttcctttctttgtcacttaattttctcctctattttcctagattttattattcccATTCTGCCCAGAGTGACAGCACTGGAGATAATACTTCATGTCCCCATATTCAAGCTTTCATCACAACCACAGACCTTCCTGTGTTCAAGACCTGTATTCACCCACCCCAGCTAAGCACTATCTACAAATAAATTcatgaaaaaaatgaatatgGACTTTCATAATGAGACCTATGGGTCCCGTAGAGACAGTACAGAAATTCAtccaaataagaaattaatTGGGATTGGATCATGTAATAAGGATCCAAGGATCCAATCAATTTAGAACGAAAGACTATTTCTATGGTTCcaagaatcaattttttttaccacCACAAGAAGATGACAAGAAAACTATCAGGTCCAATCGAGCATCAGACACTAAAGTCCAGCAAGCGGACACCTACAAACAGATTAATGAGTTTTGGGGTTTCGAAGAAGATGTAAAGAAACACAAGAATTTCCTTTTTATGAGGCAATCTTTTAATATTCTATAACACGAATTACAGATTAATTACCCAATAAACAGTTAAGAATAACAAATTGGGAATTCAGAAACCTGCTATAGAACTTGTATAAAACCCGCACAAACAATTgcagagaaaaacagaggagaaattcaaaaaaatactaaacccagaaagagagagaggaagagagtaCCAGAAAGCAGTGTAGCTGTAGAACTCAACTCCCACAGacatgaagagaagagaagcagaGGAGAAGATGGTCTGACCCAATCTGAGAGACAAACTAGCGCCGGTTCCCATGGAGCCAGGAAGTAAATCATCCATGGCGGTTGGGTTCTACGGCTGAAATTCTCGCTCCCCTTACAAAGGCTCATTGTAGTCGTTCAGTCATCAACTTCTGCCATGCCAAACTTCCCATGAATCCCAGTAATTGTAAAAGAACTTTTTCTATCTATCTGTTCTCTTAACCTGCAACTGAGAAGAAAAAAGCGTTTCTGATTAAAAACAGGTTTCAGAATTTGTGTTACAGATTGTCTTTTAATATCATTTTAAAGGaaatatataatcatataaatgggTTTTTTGAATAGATACTTAGATAGCGTAAACGTAAGAACTTACTGAGATGATGACCTAACCTGATCTAACCTCAAATTCTTTCGTCTATCTACAAGCAATCAAAACAAGTCCAGGAATTTGGGAAGAAAtaacccattaaaaaaaattagtgatGAACTCACCTTCAGTTCAGTCTGTTCTGCTGCAGCTTCACCCGCACATTCCTCGATTGCATGCTTTTTGGATCTAACGCTTATTTTCTGTTCTTCTAAGAACATCTGTTCTTCTGTTCATTAGTTTTATTTAATTCAACCACGTGAGACTCTGAGAAGAGTGCTATTTTTTGCCAAAGGCTCTCAACTGTGAACTGCCCAAGTCACAGGCCAATACTTAGGATCACAGTGGGTCCCAAATGAATCCACACCGTCCATCTTGGTGCCTCCCTGACAACTCCAATTAGAAAAGCCCTGGTATCAAAAGGTAATAATGGTCCATACCCTTATAGCGCCCATTAAATTTTAATATGGGTTTTAATGGAAGGTTGAAATCAAAAGAGTTTGCCCACCTAAGTTAGCATATATTCTGTGAATAGTATTATACGTTCCTGTAATTGTTACTGTGTTTTGACGAAAAAAAGTGCATGAAGGGCATTAAggcctgtttgataatgtttttacagtttctgtttcaagaaacggcagaaacataaatttccatttctggaaacagaaacggaattgaaggtgtttgataagtcatgtttttagaagtcgatagtaaccaatgaaagaatggccacaagtcgtttctagaaacgacgaaacaagttgaacttatTTCGCCTGGAtcgtttcttgaagcataaataagtaaaaatttctatttctatttctgaaaataaatgaaacgaaatagttttatcaaacgctttttactccgtttctgctgtttctggaaacagaaacgacagaaacacgtttcttgaaatattatcaaacgggccctaagtatcCCACTTCATCTcatgttgttttttatttcaaagttcttcaaatcATGGCATTAGTATTTAAGAATTGTTctctttattatattttcaaagAGATTAACAGTGTAGTTAACTCTTTATTTAGGAATACTATATCTTATGTGAGTGAGATATCTTGTTTGCTTTTCATTCTTTGGCTGTTTGACTTACGTAATTTGACATCTTACGTTGGTCACGTTTTTAATAAATAACCTTAATTCTTATccaaaaagaaatataaaaaaaaaaaattcttgttccTCACTTGTTAACTTTTATATTTGTGATGAAATCAATACTTCACTTCAACCACAGAAAAATTagtcattttaaaaaatatatattttctattgaTTAACCAATCAAACGAAAGCACGGAATAATGGAATGAATTAGAAGAATCTATATGAAAAGATTCTAATAGGTACACTAAGGTCTATCTAACTTTCAAAAAGTTATAAATGTTGAAGTTCATTTTGTCTTTATTCATCATTAAAATAAGAAGGATTGACAAGTTCTATATTGACATCATACATGACTAGAGAAAAACATAATTCTATTGGGTAATCCACATCATTAAATAAGGAGCGAGAAAAATGTATGTGGATATATGTACACTACACTCATGTACCcacttttttcttcatttaaaatataatttttgtttctacctttcattaaaattataaaattgttcAACTTCTCCTTCCTCCAATTTCTTTTGTAGGTATGTATAGTCTTGTGTCCACTTTTTATTCCTCGTTAAAGTTGATTTTCATCTCTACCATTCATTAACTTTATAAAATTGCTCAAACTTTTCaatcatccattttttttttatatttatttatttttcttgttatgCCAATTCCAATGGCTTACCCAACCCTTTTCACTTTTAGACTTTACCCACACAGGTTTATAGATTTAGAATCTTCCACCAAAACAGTCTCTTCAGCCCAATGCTCATCCGGAATGTCCCACAAAAGCgttcatatattttttctagCAGAAAAATCATTTATGATGTCAATAAGCAATTTatgcaaaattttcaaatttctttacTGAAAAAGGACAGGGGATGATGCAGATCGGCTGAAACTTTCAGCCCATTGCATTTTATGTCATATAAGAATAATCTGGtttggagaaaaagaggaaaaaaaaagcttaaTCACCATCACCTAACTTAAACCTTGTTTCTGATATTCTTCTACATTTAGATTTCTATTCCCTGTTTTTCATTCGTAATATTTTTAAATGGCCAAACTGTTCTTTAACCTATTACTACTTCTCGCCATCTCTCTTCCTcttatttcctttttccttttctacttaaaaaaaaatatcccatCCTCACCCTGCCCTGCAACCCCGTTCATCCCTACCCTCTTGCAACTGCGATGGCCATTAAAGCTTTTGAAAGATTCTAATTGAAAGGATATTGTTCAAACATCACATATTGACATCTAtaaacttttgatttggaacatTACTATTCATTTTACAAGTTAAACCATGATATGCATTGTTAAAATCTAATCTATGAtcgaatcataaaaaaatatccaATTGTATTATTAAAACATTTAACGAAACGTAGATTGAATTGAACCATTATATTTGCCatgatttaaatattaaatCAATTATCACAATGCAAATTAAATGTTTAAAATCATGGAGAGATTTAGAATCAAGACCCATCCCACTAAAATCCGGAATCGACCTGTCCTATAGCAGTGTAACTAAATGGGATGTTTTTGAGACTTAGTTTTGTGACTGATTATTAAATGGGACGAGATGGTTCAAAAATGGGTTTCCCAATGAATTTAAAGTCAAGAGCCCAATAAGGAACCAGTTAGAACCAAAACCACTAGGTTCCATTTAAGATgcctaaattattttttttttagggttgatTAATACTAAATGGCAATTTCTtattattgacacccctaaattgtgtcaaataatttctagcctttttttttttttgccctttctagtattatacatttttttcaaTGAGAATAAATATTGTTATTTGATAtctatatttgaaaaatatacATGATAATGACAattttgaaaatcatttttgacttgttaaaaaaaaaactttatatgaaaaatttaaaagaatttttaaaaataagacaAATTAAAAGAAGGTATCAAATTCTATATACACttacaaaaatgtcatttaGATTGttcatatttaatatttttttggtaaagatccatatttaataattatatcTTATATATGAGTcatattataattaaaaaaagaaaacctaagGGTTCAATTATTTTCGTCTTAATTGAGTGGTTGTATATTAAGAATTGCTGTTTGATTATTATTACTTGGCAAtacatatttaattatttgtaaGCTTTGGAAGACTTATCTGATTGCTTGAGAATTGAAATGGGGAATTTATTTGTATATTTAGGAATCTTGTacatagtctctctctctctctctctctctctctctctctctctctcatacctctatatcatctttttttcttttttcttttttttgataagtctctctctctatgtctATCTCTATGTACCCTTCGCTCGAAGTCCCAACCGTCGATTCTCCGGCGAACACATCCATTTGGCTGATCTAATTACCACCGTTTGTTCAATCTCTCCGGCGAGAGCAACGCCTCTGGATCTCCACATCTAATCCTACTCGACGATAACCCCACCCCAATCGATGTCCTCATGAACATCGGGCTCACCGACGACTTGCTCCGTCTCGAATACCCTCCGCCGGAGAATCTTAAGCTCGACTCAGACAATGGATAGAACCCCGATCTTCGTCGGAAGAAGGGAGACTTCATTCCCCTGTAGTGCCTGAACGAGAAAACCCTAGATTTTCTCCAGAAGCTCGCCCTTCGATACCCGCACGGCGTAGCCGTCGCTGGCTCCAACATGAACCGATCCACTGCGAAGTTACTCTCGAACCCGAACGAGTACGATCGCTTCAACAGGAAATCATGACCTCCGTTATAGTTGCAGGTATACCTGTCATGGTTCTCGTTTCTTCTCGGTGATACCAATGATGCTGATGCTGATGCTGATGCTGATGCTGATGCTGATGCCTCTTCAACGTAGGGGGCGATTTCGGATTCGTGAGCCGCTCCACTTACGTGCTCGAGGAATATGGTCTGTGAGACCCGATCTTCAAGGTTTGGGCGGATTCTGGCTGCCATCATTGGAACAAACGGAGATTCGGGTTGGAAAATTCCGGCTCTGCAGAGAGGGCAATTGGCGTGGGACCTGAGCCACTTGTCGATGCAATCGACATGAAAAGCATGGGCGCAGACGGGGAGAGTACGGATGTAGTCGTTATCTTGGAAATCCAGTAGACAAACGGCGCAATCACGAGCGGCATCGTTGGACCATTTCTTGGTGGTGTAGACAGAGAGAGGGATAGTTTTGATGACAATCTCGTCGAGGCCGTGAGCAGGGGAAAGGAAGTGATAGGCGGGGGTGGTGGCAGACTCGAATATGGCGTTCGATGGGATTGATTCGATGTCGGTGGTGGAAGGGTCATAGGAACGACGGTGGCGCCAGTGTCTCCACCGGCCACGCCACCACCGGAAGTGGTCAATGATTGGGTTGAGGAGGTGGCGGTAGATGAGGCGGAAATAGGTGACCACTAGGAATGCGGTGGCGACCACGACCACCATCGCAGTTAGAGACGGGCTGAAGTTGACGGTAAGCCTAGCCGGTGGCTGATGGATTTTAGCGGGAGATGGTCCCCATTTGAACTCGTAATCCGGTGAGGCCGCCGGTGTCATGCCTtcgcctctctttctctctctctctctctctctctagagtctGGAGACTCTACTAAAGACTTGCACTTTGCGTTGGGGAATGTGGAATAATGGTGTAATCTTTGTCGACTATTCCCATGCTTCTTTTCTCAGCTATTTGCCAAATAAAGCAAACGTTAACCTACTCACGTAGGTCAAATGGGCCCATTTAGAGCTATTAGTGCTT includes the following:
- the LOC122073243 gene encoding pentatricopeptide repeat-containing protein At3g29230-like, producing MFVPLRCVAVGSRLNHGLLISCPSHFLSIASPPAKTNSDPKFKCATHQNLHSHLEKCSTMEELKQIHPQIIENGLSQENFTVGKLIAFCAISEMGDLQYARLVFDRTAEPNRFMWNSLIRGYSNRNDTKEVLFLYGRMIGSGLSPNEFTLPFVLKGCACELAFMEAKIIHGQALKLGIGSHVCVQNSLLNAYALCGSINGARSLFDIISERTLVSWNSMIGGYSRMGFCKEAFSLFREMWDLGLEPDEFTWVNLLSVCSQTGNFDLGRFVHSYIVVTGSKMDLFVRNALVDMYAKCGHLLFAQVFFDRMPDKNVVSWTSIVNAYSKHGLLDVARQVFNRMPEKNIVSWNSMISCCVQHNRCREALDLFTQMCNSGLDPDDATLVSILGACSQLGDLIMGMNTHIYLCNRSVPPSVTLYNSLIDMYAKCGPIDIAFDIFRKMPERNVVSWNVMIGALAMHGCGLDAIKLFEKMQDEKVPPDEVTFVGVLSACSHSGFVDKGRHYFDSMSLVYAVQPEIEHYACMVDLLGRGGHLSEAVNLIGVMPVKPDIVVWGALLGACRIYGDVEIGKQVLKQLLELEPHSGGLYILIANIYCEAQRWGDVKKVRKLMKDKRINKVIAQSLIEIDGHIYEFMVGDKRHVLSSTIYSMIEQLTSHLKSIGYLCCTSRAFLDVEEM
- the LOC122073239 gene encoding RING-H2 finger protein ATL65-like, with translation MTPAASPDYEFKWGPSPAKIHQPPARLTVNFSPSLTAMVVVVATAFLVVTYFRLIYRHLLNPIIDHFRWWRGRWRHWRHRRSYDPSTTDIESIPSNAIFESATTPAYHFLSPAHGLDEIVIKTIPLSVYTTKKWSNDAARDCAVCLLDFQDNDYIRTLPVCAHAFHVDCIDKWLRSHANCPLCRAGIFQPESPFVPMMAARIRPNLEDRVSQTIFLEHVSGAAHESEIAPYVEEASASASASASASASLVSPRRNENHDRYTCNYNGGHDFLLKRSYSFGFESNFAVDRFMLEPATATPCGYRRASFWRKSRVFSFRHYRGMKSPFFRRRSGFYPLSESSLRFSGGGYSRRSKSSVSPMFMRTSIGVGLSSSRIRCGDPEALLSPERLNKRW